One Micromonospora sp. FIMYZ51 genomic window carries:
- a CDS encoding flavin reductase — translation MSPGPDGHVASRPSWRCAACGSAWPCSSAKLRLLAEYRGNRPGLLVYLAALWEEAAAQLADVHDGEPPTDLHRRFMAWVPDR, via the coding sequence ATGAGCCCTGGGCCGGACGGGCATGTGGCTTCCCGGCCCAGCTGGCGCTGCGCGGCGTGTGGGAGTGCCTGGCCGTGCTCGTCGGCGAAGCTGCGCCTGCTCGCGGAGTATCGGGGCAACAGGCCCGGCCTGCTGGTCTACCTCGCGGCGCTCTGGGAGGAGGCTGCCGCGCAGCTCGCCGATGTGCACGACGGCGAGCCGCCGACCGACCTGCACCGGCGCTTCATGGCCTGGGTCCCGGACCGGTAG
- a CDS encoding DsbA family protein, whose product MDVTFFFDPICPWTWRTSRWLVAVADPRDLRIEWRAFSLAILNGGDVPPEYAEAMTASGRTLRLVEALRAEGRHADAGRFYAELGARTHDAGNPPSDKLVSAAVEAAGLDTMATALDDEGWDAAVHASHALAFGSAGPDIGSPVLMVPDAERGLHGPILTEVPEIGDALTIWDSIVPLMRLSAFHEIKRGRR is encoded by the coding sequence GTGGACGTCACCTTCTTCTTCGACCCGATCTGCCCCTGGACCTGGCGGACCTCCCGCTGGCTGGTGGCCGTCGCCGATCCGCGCGACCTGCGCATCGAGTGGCGGGCGTTCAGCCTGGCCATCCTCAACGGCGGTGACGTGCCACCGGAGTACGCCGAGGCGATGACCGCCTCGGGGCGGACGCTGCGCCTGGTCGAGGCGTTGCGCGCCGAGGGCCGCCACGCCGACGCCGGGCGGTTCTACGCCGAGTTGGGTGCCCGTACGCACGACGCCGGCAATCCGCCGAGCGACAAGCTGGTGTCCGCAGCCGTCGAGGCGGCCGGGCTCGACACCATGGCGACCGCCCTGGACGACGAGGGTTGGGATGCCGCCGTGCACGCCTCACACGCGCTGGCCTTCGGCTCGGCCGGGCCGGACATCGGCTCCCCGGTGCTGATGGTTCCCGACGCCGAGCGGGGCCTGCACGGGCCGATCCTGACCGAGGTACCCGAGATCGGCGACGCGCTGACGATCTGGGACAGCATCGTGCCGCTGATGCGCCTGTCCGCCTTCCACGAGATCAAGCGCGGGCGCCGCTGA
- the ugpC gene encoding sn-glycerol-3-phosphate ABC transporter ATP-binding protein UgpC, whose protein sequence is MADIVLDKVSKKFPDGTTAVRDVDLEIADGEFVILVGPSGCGKSTTLNMIAGLEDISSGELRIDGERVNDKAPRERDIAMVFQSYALYPNMTVRENMAFPLRLAKLDKETINQKVEEAAKVLELTPLLDRRPANLSGGQRQRVAMGRAIVRKPKAFLMDEPLSNLDAKLRVQMRTVVSRLQKQLGTTTVYVTHDQTEAMTLGDRVVIMRGGAVQQVGPPQELYDHPRNLFVAGFIGSPSMNFLTATVEEGKLRTALGDVPIGDRIRRELDSADAPRELILGVRPEHFEDAELIDDETRRRGMEFEAPVDIVESMGSDKYVYFTVEGERATAAELEELAADAGAADFTGAGTNLVTRLSAESTVSEGQNHRVWFNLEKIHLFNPSDGRNLTLHEGRAAGALM, encoded by the coding sequence GTGGCTGACATCGTGCTCGACAAGGTGAGCAAGAAGTTCCCGGACGGCACCACTGCGGTGCGGGACGTCGACCTGGAAATCGCCGACGGCGAGTTCGTGATCCTGGTCGGCCCCTCCGGCTGCGGCAAGTCCACCACGCTCAACATGATCGCCGGGCTGGAGGACATCAGCTCCGGTGAGCTGCGCATCGACGGGGAACGGGTAAACGACAAGGCGCCACGCGAGCGGGACATCGCGATGGTCTTCCAGTCGTACGCGCTGTACCCGAACATGACCGTGCGGGAGAACATGGCCTTCCCGCTCCGGCTGGCCAAGCTGGACAAGGAGACCATCAACCAGAAGGTCGAGGAGGCGGCCAAGGTCCTGGAGCTGACGCCGCTGCTGGACCGCAGGCCGGCCAACCTCTCCGGCGGCCAGCGGCAGCGGGTGGCGATGGGCCGGGCGATCGTCCGCAAGCCCAAGGCGTTCCTGATGGACGAGCCGCTGTCCAACCTGGACGCCAAGCTGCGGGTGCAGATGCGTACCGTGGTCTCCCGGTTGCAGAAGCAGCTCGGCACCACCACCGTCTACGTCACCCACGACCAGACCGAGGCGATGACCCTCGGCGACCGCGTGGTGATCATGCGGGGCGGGGCGGTGCAGCAGGTCGGCCCGCCGCAGGAGCTGTACGACCACCCGCGCAACCTCTTCGTCGCCGGGTTCATCGGCTCGCCGTCGATGAACTTCCTGACCGCCACCGTCGAAGAGGGCAAACTGCGTACCGCCCTCGGCGACGTGCCGATCGGCGACCGGATCCGCCGCGAGTTGGACAGTGCGGATGCGCCCCGCGAGCTGATCCTCGGCGTCCGCCCCGAGCACTTCGAGGACGCCGAACTGATCGACGACGAGACCCGCCGCCGGGGCATGGAGTTCGAGGCACCGGTGGACATCGTGGAGTCGATGGGCTCGGACAAGTACGTCTACTTCACCGTCGAGGGGGAGCGGGCCACCGCCGCCGAGTTGGAGGAGCTGGCCGCCGACGCCGGGGCCGCCGACTTCACCGGCGCCGGTACCAACCTGGTCACCCGCCTGTCCGCGGAGTCGACCGTCAGCGAGGGCCAGAACCACCGGGTCTGGTTCAACCTGGAGAAAATCCACCTGTTCAACCCCTCCGACGGCCGCAACCTCACCCTCCACGAAGGCCGCGCCGCCGGCGCCTTGATGTAA
- a CDS encoding ABC transporter substrate-binding protein, whose protein sequence is MSGRDQGRPRRRARVRVAATAAALTFVAPMAACSTGGGDGGVPTINLYYPPEQNLQQVVDRCNTEADGRYRIVNRVLPREADEQRVQLVRRLAAEDDGMDVLGLDVTWTQEFAGANWILEWTGEHRSDVEQGTLEGPLDTARYEDKLYGAPKHTNVQLLWYRTDLVPEPPATWDEMISIAQDLKGQGQPYQVLATGAQYEGLVVLYNSLVASAGGNILSPDGTESVLDEGAVRALEVLANFATSGVTSPSFSNATEDPMRLEFQAGNGAFQINWPFVYPAMQEANPDLAERVRWARVPGVDADTPSRMTIGGINLAVSRFSPHPEESFAAAKCLRSAENQKFSAINDGVPPTIESVFDDPEMDEAYPMKETILEQLREPAVRPLTPAYQSISTVMSAILSPPSAIDPQATADELRDAIADALESRGVLP, encoded by the coding sequence ATGAGTGGGCGTGACCAGGGCCGGCCCCGGCGGCGAGCCCGGGTACGGGTGGCCGCGACCGCCGCGGCACTGACATTTGTGGCGCCGATGGCCGCCTGTTCCACCGGCGGCGGCGACGGCGGCGTACCCACGATCAACCTGTACTACCCGCCGGAGCAGAACCTCCAGCAGGTGGTCGACAGGTGCAACACCGAGGCCGACGGGCGGTACCGCATCGTCAACCGGGTGCTGCCGCGCGAGGCCGACGAGCAGCGGGTGCAGCTGGTGCGGCGGCTCGCGGCCGAGGACGACGGCATGGACGTGCTCGGTCTGGACGTGACCTGGACCCAGGAGTTCGCCGGTGCGAACTGGATTCTGGAGTGGACCGGCGAGCACCGGTCCGACGTGGAGCAGGGCACCCTCGAAGGCCCGCTGGACACCGCCCGGTACGAGGACAAGCTCTACGGGGCGCCCAAGCACACAAACGTCCAGCTGCTCTGGTACCGCACCGACCTGGTCCCCGAGCCGCCGGCCACCTGGGACGAGATGATCTCGATCGCCCAGGACCTCAAGGGGCAGGGCCAGCCGTACCAGGTACTCGCCACGGGCGCCCAGTACGAGGGCCTGGTGGTGCTCTACAACAGCCTGGTCGCCAGCGCCGGCGGCAACATCCTCAGCCCGGACGGCACCGAGTCGGTGCTGGACGAGGGGGCGGTGCGGGCGCTTGAGGTGCTGGCGAACTTTGCCACGTCGGGCGTGACGTCGCCGTCGTTCAGCAACGCCACCGAGGACCCGATGCGGCTGGAGTTCCAGGCCGGAAACGGCGCCTTCCAGATCAACTGGCCCTTCGTCTATCCGGCGATGCAGGAGGCCAACCCGGACCTGGCGGAGCGGGTCCGGTGGGCGCGGGTGCCGGGCGTCGACGCGGACACCCCCAGCCGGATGACCATCGGCGGGATCAACCTCGCGGTCAGCCGGTTCTCCCCGCACCCCGAGGAGTCGTTCGCGGCGGCCAAGTGCCTGCGCAGCGCGGAGAACCAGAAGTTCTCCGCGATCAACGACGGAGTTCCGCCGACCATCGAGAGCGTCTTCGACGACCCGGAGATGGACGAGGCGTACCCGATGAAGGAGACCATCCTGGAGCAGCTGCGGGAGCCGGCGGTGCGGCCGTTGACCCCGGCGTACCAGAGCATCTCCACAGTCATGTCGGCGATCCTGTCGCCGCCGTCGGCGATCGACCCGCAGGCCACCGCCGACGAGCTGCGCGACGCCATCGCCGACGCCCTGGAGTCGAGGGGGGTCCTGCCGTGA
- a CDS encoding Scr1 family TA system antitoxin-like transcriptional regulator translates to MNHLVIEAMTEAGLTADALAAETGVDPKTAARWANPGRIPQTRHRAQVARLLGREITELWPDVLKRREPVWFRPWAAHEREAVSLRWFELAWVPGLLQTEAYARATLAGEDLTPGEVDDLVAGRLARQAILHRDRPPLLVAIVDELALRRTAGSDRAMMREQCEHLVACAAMPSVQLHIVPASAGMHPGYGGAFILAGLPDGSRIAHIDGQGQAQIVEQRAELATLERRWARISGEALPRAQSLALLTEAAAAWT, encoded by the coding sequence ATGAACCACCTGGTAATCGAGGCCATGACCGAGGCTGGTTTGACCGCCGACGCGCTCGCCGCCGAAACGGGCGTCGATCCGAAGACCGCCGCCCGTTGGGCAAACCCGGGACGCATCCCCCAGACGCGGCACCGTGCCCAGGTCGCCCGACTGCTCGGGCGCGAGATCACCGAGTTGTGGCCGGACGTCCTGAAACGACGTGAGCCGGTCTGGTTTCGGCCCTGGGCCGCCCATGAACGTGAGGCGGTCTCGCTGCGCTGGTTCGAGCTGGCCTGGGTGCCGGGCCTACTTCAGACCGAGGCCTACGCACGGGCCACCCTCGCCGGTGAAGATCTCACCCCGGGCGAGGTCGACGACCTGGTGGCCGGTCGCCTTGCCCGACAGGCCATTCTGCACCGCGACCGCCCACCGCTGCTGGTCGCGATAGTGGATGAGCTGGCGCTCCGCCGGACGGCCGGGAGCGACCGGGCGATGATGCGCGAACAGTGCGAGCACCTGGTGGCTTGCGCCGCGATGCCGTCCGTGCAACTGCACATCGTGCCGGCCAGTGCCGGCATGCATCCCGGCTACGGCGGAGCGTTCATTCTGGCGGGCCTGCCGGACGGCAGCCGGATCGCGCACATCGACGGTCAGGGGCAGGCGCAGATCGTGGAGCAGCGCGCCGAACTCGCTACCCTGGAACGCAGATGGGCGCGGATATCCGGGGAAGCCCTACCGCGAGCCCAGTCCCTGGCACTCCTCACAGAGGCGGCAGCAGCATGGACATGA
- a CDS encoding alpha/beta hydrolase, whose amino-acid sequence MTERPTTIVELSAGQVEYRLERRGGPVVVMLHGGHMRAGLTLDERVYAEADVSVLAPSRPGYGRTPLSTGTSVSGFADVIAELCRHLGIERVAASVGISAGGPTAVALAARHPALVERLITQAAVGPLPYPDPRTRLLAGLMFSPWTEGVTWGGMRALLRRSPERGLRQLLAGLSALPPDRALAELSPQQRTQLVWLFSRMRSGSGFRNDMRPSEDLTSQVSQPTLVIASRRDGAVPFAHAEALVAGISRVQLVESQANHHFYEFAADWPAITEAIRAFLATDPAS is encoded by the coding sequence ATGACGGAGCGTCCGACGACCATTGTGGAGCTATCCGCAGGCCAGGTGGAATATCGGCTGGAGCGTCGGGGCGGCCCCGTCGTGGTGATGTTGCACGGCGGGCACATGCGGGCCGGCCTGACGTTGGACGAGCGGGTGTACGCCGAAGCGGACGTCAGCGTGCTGGCACCCTCACGTCCCGGGTACGGTCGCACCCCGCTCAGCACCGGGACGAGCGTGTCCGGTTTCGCCGACGTGATCGCCGAACTCTGCCGGCACCTGGGCATCGAGCGGGTCGCGGCGTCGGTCGGCATCTCGGCCGGTGGGCCGACGGCGGTGGCCCTGGCCGCCCGTCATCCGGCTCTGGTCGAGCGGCTGATCACACAGGCTGCGGTGGGGCCGCTGCCCTACCCGGACCCCCGCACCCGCCTCCTGGCGGGCCTGATGTTCTCGCCGTGGACGGAGGGAGTGACCTGGGGCGGGATGCGGGCGCTGCTGCGCCGCTCGCCGGAGCGGGGCCTGCGGCAGTTGCTCGCCGGCCTCTCCGCCCTGCCGCCGGATCGGGCGCTTGCGGAACTGAGCCCGCAGCAGCGTACGCAACTGGTCTGGCTCTTCTCCCGGATGCGCTCCGGCTCAGGATTCCGTAACGACATGCGGCCGAGCGAGGATCTCACCAGTCAGGTCAGCCAGCCGACCCTGGTGATCGCCAGCCGCCGCGATGGTGCCGTGCCGTTCGCGCACGCCGAGGCCCTGGTCGCCGGGATCTCCCGAGTGCAGCTGGTCGAGAGCCAGGCGAACCACCATTTCTACGAGTTCGCCGCCGACTGGCCCGCCATCACCGAAGCCATCCGCGCCTTTCTGGCCACCGACCCGGCCTCCTGA
- a CDS encoding RidA family protein — MAVTLTNPQGLPTSPVYHHVAVATGGRQIFVAGQVAWDADGVTVGVGDLAAQVEQSYANVATALAGVGAGIDDVVRLTVYVVDWTPDKMPAFLDGVARAAARLGSTPTAPATLIGVAALHTPEHLVEVEATAVASAPAS; from the coding sequence ATGGCCGTCACACTCACCAATCCCCAGGGACTCCCCACGAGCCCCGTGTACCACCATGTCGCGGTCGCCACCGGTGGCCGGCAGATCTTCGTCGCCGGTCAGGTCGCCTGGGACGCCGACGGCGTCACGGTCGGCGTCGGCGATCTCGCGGCCCAGGTCGAGCAGAGCTACGCAAACGTCGCCACCGCCCTGGCCGGGGTCGGTGCCGGGATCGACGATGTCGTGCGACTGACCGTCTACGTGGTGGACTGGACGCCGGACAAGATGCCTGCCTTCCTGGACGGCGTGGCCCGCGCCGCAGCCCGGCTCGGCAGCACTCCGACGGCACCGGCGACGTTGATCGGCGTCGCCGCCCTGCACACCCCGGAACATCTGGTCGAGGTCGAAGCGACCGCAGTCGCAAGTGCACCGGCAAGCTGA
- a CDS encoding DUF397 domain-containing protein produces the protein MDMTGAQWRKSSKSGNNGGACVEVADNLSGVVLVRDTKDRDGGTLAFAPAAWRSFVELTKAGGATT, from the coding sequence ATGGACATGACCGGCGCGCAGTGGCGCAAGAGCAGTAAGAGCGGCAACAACGGCGGTGCCTGCGTCGAGGTCGCCGACAATCTTTCGGGTGTTGTCCTGGTTCGGGACACGAAGGACCGCGATGGTGGGACCCTTGCCTTCGCTCCGGCGGCGTGGCGTAGCTTCGTCGAGCTGACCAAGGCCGGCGGCGCGACCACCTGA
- a CDS encoding carbohydrate ABC transporter permease, producing MADTTRAKLQWGVMNTIVVVFALIPVLWIMSLSFKTPATLTDGNFIPREWTLENYRNIFNTDQFVRALINSIGIALIATTIAVVLGTMAAYAIARLDFPGKRLLVGVALLIAMFPQVSLVSPLFEIERQLGLFDTWPGLILPYITFALPLAIYTLSAFFKQVPWDLEKAAKMDGATQGQAFRRVIAPLAAPGVFTTAILVFIFCWNDFLFAISLTSTERSRTVPVALSFFTGESQFEDPTGAICAAAVVITVPIILFVLFFQRRIVSGLTSGAVKG from the coding sequence ATGGCCGACACCACCCGAGCCAAGCTCCAGTGGGGCGTAATGAACACCATCGTGGTCGTCTTCGCGCTGATCCCGGTGTTGTGGATCATGTCGCTGTCGTTCAAGACACCGGCCACCCTCACCGACGGCAACTTCATCCCACGCGAGTGGACGCTGGAGAACTACCGAAACATCTTCAACACCGACCAGTTCGTCCGGGCGCTGATCAACTCCATCGGCATCGCGCTGATCGCCACCACGATCGCCGTCGTGCTCGGCACCATGGCCGCGTACGCGATCGCCCGGCTGGACTTCCCCGGCAAGCGGCTGCTCGTCGGCGTCGCCCTGCTGATCGCGATGTTCCCGCAGGTCTCGCTGGTCTCGCCGCTGTTCGAGATCGAGCGGCAGTTGGGACTCTTCGACACCTGGCCGGGGTTGATCCTGCCGTACATCACCTTCGCGCTGCCGCTGGCGATCTACACGCTGTCGGCGTTCTTCAAGCAGGTCCCCTGGGACCTGGAGAAGGCCGCGAAGATGGACGGTGCCACCCAGGGGCAGGCGTTCCGCCGGGTGATCGCCCCGTTGGCCGCACCTGGCGTGTTCACCACGGCGATCCTGGTCTTCATCTTCTGCTGGAACGACTTCCTCTTCGCCATCTCGCTGACCTCCACCGAGCGGTCCCGCACGGTGCCGGTGGCGCTGTCGTTCTTCACCGGCGAATCGCAGTTCGAGGACCCCACCGGGGCGATCTGTGCCGCCGCCGTGGTGATCACGGTACCGATCATCCTGTTCGTCCTCTTCTTCCAGCGCCGCATCGTCTCCGGCCTGACCTCCGGCGCCGTCAAGGGATAG
- a CDS encoding sugar ABC transporter permease, giving the protein MSINATPAGADVAADEADPRTGGQHAAVPAQRANRRRRAPLSENKRAERKLGWLLCAPAALVMVAVTGYPILYSVWLSLQRFDLRFPDEREFVGLDNYVTVLTNDFWWTAFGVTMLITVVTVAVELVLGMGLALIMHRTLVGRGIVRTAALIPYGIVTVVAAFSWRYAWTPGTGYLANLFSDGAPLTERASSLAIIMLAEIWKTTPFMALLLMAGLALVPEDLLKAASTDGATAWQRFTKVMLPVMKPAILVALLFRTLDAFRVFDNIYVLTNGANETSSVSMIAYNNLIRGLNLGIGSTMSVLIFITVAIIAFIFVKLFGTAAPGSDDGERR; this is encoded by the coding sequence ATGAGCATCAACGCCACCCCGGCCGGTGCCGACGTGGCCGCCGACGAGGCCGACCCCCGTACCGGGGGGCAGCACGCCGCCGTGCCCGCCCAGCGGGCCAACCGACGCCGCCGGGCCCCGTTGAGCGAGAACAAGCGGGCCGAGCGCAAACTGGGCTGGCTGCTCTGCGCACCGGCCGCGCTGGTCATGGTCGCGGTGACCGGCTATCCGATCCTGTACTCGGTGTGGCTGTCGTTGCAGCGCTTCGACCTGCGCTTTCCGGACGAACGCGAGTTCGTCGGCCTGGACAACTACGTCACCGTGCTGACCAACGACTTCTGGTGGACGGCGTTCGGCGTCACCATGCTGATCACGGTGGTCACCGTCGCCGTCGAGCTGGTGCTCGGCATGGGGCTGGCGCTGATCATGCACCGTACGCTTGTCGGCCGGGGGATCGTCCGCACCGCGGCGCTGATCCCGTACGGCATCGTCACGGTCGTCGCCGCGTTCTCCTGGCGGTACGCGTGGACACCGGGCACCGGATACCTGGCCAACCTCTTCTCCGACGGCGCGCCGCTGACCGAGCGGGCCAGTTCCCTGGCGATCATCATGCTCGCGGAGATCTGGAAGACCACCCCGTTCATGGCGCTGCTGTTGATGGCGGGCCTGGCGCTGGTGCCGGAGGACCTGCTCAAGGCGGCCTCCACCGACGGGGCCACCGCGTGGCAGCGGTTCACCAAGGTGATGTTGCCGGTGATGAAGCCGGCGATCCTGGTCGCCCTGCTGTTCCGCACCCTGGACGCGTTCCGGGTCTTCGACAACATCTACGTGCTGACCAACGGGGCCAACGAGACCTCGTCGGTGTCGATGATCGCCTACAACAACCTGATCCGCGGGCTGAACCTCGGCATCGGCTCCACCATGTCGGTGCTGATCTTCATCACCGTGGCGATCATCGCGTTCATCTTCGTGAAGCTGTTCGGTACCGCTGCCCCCGGCAGCGACGACGGGGAGAGGCGCTGA